The Triticum aestivum cultivar Chinese Spring chromosome 7B, IWGSC CS RefSeq v2.1, whole genome shotgun sequence genome window below encodes:
- the LOC123162680 gene encoding ribonuclease 3-like protein 3, with amino-acid sequence MDPQSHSQSPPPAADDDPDAMPREQQQREEAPPGYVPPMSPEEVAAVEALLGYEFKDKSLVGDALTHGSFYLPYRSGDSTYERLEYLGDGVLTCLVSREVFLTYPDLPPGPLTRLRAANVDKEKLARIAVDHGIHRFLRHKAPKLEEQIADFVKELGQYEYHSNGLLDAPKALSDIVESLIGAIYVDSKYNQELVWQVFRNLADPLISLETLGKHPVSELLEFGQKTGRTVDISKDGWVKDTKVDVFVDGVLVASATYAQKKEIASNRAAKAALDKLKEMSGQSDVQSAPAEAPEPLDELDHSGALELQ; translated from the exons ATGGACCCGCAGTCGCACTCGCAGTCGCCACCGCCAGCAGCTGACGACGACCCCGACGCGATGCcgagggagcagcagcagcgggAGGAGGCGCCGCCGGGCTACGTGCCGCCGATGAGCCCCGAGGAGGTGGCGGCCGTCGAGGCGCTCCTCGGGTACGAGTTCAAGGACAAGTCCCTGGTCGGCGATGCCCTCACGCACGGCTCCTTCTACTTGCCCTACCGCTCCGGCGACTCCACCTACGAGCGGCTCGAGTACCTGGGTGACGGCGTGCTCACCTGCCTCGTGTCACGGGAGGTCTTCCTCACCTATCCGGACCTCCCGCCAGGCCCGCTCACGCGCCTCCGCGCCGCCAACGTCGACAAGGAGAAGCTCGCGCGCATCGCCGTCGACCACGGCATCCATCgcttcctccgccacaaggcgccCAAGCTCGAGGAACAG ATTGCTGATTTTGTGAAAGAATTGGGTCAGTATGAATACCACTCGAATGGGCTATTGGATGCTCCAAAAGCTCTATCTGACATTGTGGAATCTCTTATTGGTGCCATATATGTTGACTCCAAGTACAATCAAGAACTAGTTTGGCAG GTTTTTCGAAATTTGGCCGATCCACTTATTAGCCTTGAAACATTAGGGAAGCATCCCGTAAGCGAGCTATTAGAGTTTGGCCAAAAGACTGGTCGAACAGTGGATATCTCTAAAGATGGGTGGGTTAAGGATACGAAGGTTGATGTTTTTGTTGACGGCGTGCTGGTTGCAAGCGCGACTTATGCTCAAAAGAAGGAGATAGCTTCGAACCGCGCCGCGAAGGCTGCTCTAGACAAATTAAAGGAGATGTCGGGGCAATCTGATGTTCAATCAGCCCCAGCAGAAGCTCCTGAGCCGTTGGACGAATTGGATCATTCTGGAGCTTTAGAGCTCCAGTGA